One genomic region from Xenopus laevis strain J_2021 chromosome 2L, Xenopus_laevis_v10.1, whole genome shotgun sequence encodes:
- the numa1.L gene encoding nuclear mitotic apparatus protein 1 isoform X1, translating into MALHSGKMEALICWVNSLKVDEPVERFSQLQDLNILLKVVGVLSGNLEETTSVLQQNPEQRLNFLGSFLQKYCRPGSSAENLVQWQKILQGENLELEFSKVIVLLFYYSTMSSKNPKKSEDFDHKTQTELASILRFVLDNEESLCLDDKLINFLQRKARFPSSGDDASGSSDAMSPYMSHRRKTEVRFLELHRVASSSTIKSLPADAPSSPMIEVLHTPQFQMRRLKKQLSEVRECRDELEVELAQNHKHLAEKEAQISLLQQQIEHLRILRENQAELQEPKELEELREKNESLMMRLRDTLKQCQDMKTDKKQLERKNDQWAEENGELTYKVRDLSNRLAQLQEALYETTEEHERSLSNWQQKQNQLESELSGAVGEKKYLEEHDLILQGKISMLEDQLKKMGEREVQETGDCMGDILKLDDLKQEVAVHSTQCLSLKEQIRQLEEEKSIAEVEMEAQRSRFESEKAQLQEIVTNLQTSLSEITFQKERLDNEARAQQEHLMCQMTTLKLEISKIKSSLMHKDKELKDIHHKVEEERSEKNQLLENLKMLEESSKKDRQELIHQVEHLDSSLKVSEGNLVGITQQLESKTKEADYLREEQQKIICERDSSLSTLNEYKCKKDEEFIALNGTLRTMEQDHQTSLSVIEELKREKAELASKVQELDATILDLIAKCQNLDSENDSQSKSHAITVESLKAQLSEQESQVKIYQKKLSSNELVSKENSQLKEQLLSMEESVRNLSEHLDKEKMKFAASLDGDSKRISHLEEEMKKLTESRDAALRNLDEERTAGKKIESQLKNLEEEYHRSNESQHAQLAESCAAIKQREEERDELSKVVDIWKAKYGESQQKIAQNSCHMQEQIEELKKTHSDVYQQLEGERSKVLMIEAKASETKSSQLEKINQLEGELSAANACIKEREAEEKKLVSALHSAEEKLKIAYQGESERLSHLETALSNAKQDLDCLAKELSDEKYKKAEFEAMVKVLKEQNSERIASLESELKNSLAVVKERKCESEKLSGEVEHLKRQLDDSSQKHKEALAQKNIEIKQLIDAKEKATSDLAIKSEMGAQLQKAVDTHKSEFSALQNELSRSLDFIALKEGEVERLNKEAALRQEEIQQQQQTMTKLTEELTALAALKEKVALQEKEIKQQVQATKGAEEEMANLKSIISEKSKRIECLEQDIKNQKTDLSSIQEQYQSKLSEAQGHQALIADLEKKCKEQKELICEAQNKAAEAKTLASEKASMSEKQLKGIQTLENEIQKERQKTCDLQKQLEVSQALQAEKETELEALKKELFHKVQELEQSQKSFTDSNRELSSMLSEVQERQQALTEAKEQAEQYQKVIDMKNKEVNSLQAEINILSSKVTSKEEVSADFEQRLLQETSKSAKLEEKLKKLHTEVEVSSKELVEKNCAVDILRTEAQTFKGEADEQRMAVDCLQQKLSSQAETNNNLQQEIQSWQKNCAEKEQKICSLQQNLNSNQSLLEEFASLKRSYQEILAERGLMQQKHQEELLSHKNLTERFQAELEKTKEDMAEIVLLKEKLNNQELQLHKLQSENSDQSSQISNLQQVNSRLLGENQSLSQISDQDAKKLSIEMSTLKEQHEEEMKTLRLQYEKTQREGNEQVQDLSLRLETATSKYDHVKSKVLKDQKTFQEEKQMLLLRVEELAAAKKEQSEQVTHVQELNKQLRQQEKTLQSQQQKLKQREGETHEEAEKTHKRVIELESQLEQQTQAVEHYKAQMEKAKVHYDAKKKQNQELSDELQSHIREQEHLRKENADLKAESEQLSKELQHSLLQSKEAEQNCKNLSNRVRSLEAQVEYSDRQLQDLGKFQLATDSTKRRDTFCVPRETRSHADVSIDSLDLSFEEDQLLNSTSKNGRCNQEPATSSVHASSLDSPASSQLPKKVESLESLYFTPIPTRAQSKLESSIGSIGDLSLDSSKKTRSARRRTTQIINITMTKKTKEEREPESANTSFYSLRSAPSYQNLHQQNPRKAARPQAAISTPALASLPSQESLAKTEHFSSDDSLNNSVLMNLPGYRAPARRSSRLSQTGGRSSFYMSTCQDEPDPQEDWTRIAELQARNKTCPPHLKTSYPLESKPSLFSSTLTDEEVKLGDPKETLRRATMLPSQIQDSTTSTRRLTLAGSGAEHLKGHGISTRQQMKRVSEESHYGPDTPEGKKTATCFPRPMTPKDKHDARRLSTMESKASSSHQQVQPTRRQTSAFSIFNTPKKLGSSLLKRGLNKKTTPKNSPRGRGTNSSASSTSSKSPHLSLRKSPSRRSPRVSTAKSPKASNKVGQEEQIQFFERKQQRNK; encoded by the exons ATGGCGTTACACAGTGGCAAGATGGAAGCGTTAATCTGCTGG GTGAACAGTCTGAAGGTGGATGAACCAGTCGAGAGATTCTCACAGCTGCAGGATCTGAACATTTTGCTGAAAGTTGTCGGCGTATT ATCTGGGAACTTGGAGGAAACGACTTCAGTCCTACAGCAGAATCCGGAGCAGCGGCTCAACTTCCTGGGATCCTTTTTACAAA AGTATTGCCGGCCTGGCTCCTCAGCTGAAAACTTGGTACAATGGCAGAAGATTCTGCAGGGGGAAAACCTGGAATTGGAATTCTCAAAG GTTATCGTCCTTCTCTTCTATTACTCAACCATGAGTTCCAAAAACCCAAAGAAATCTGAGGATTTTGATCATAAAACTCAG ACAGAGCTGGCCTCCATCTTGCGCTTTGTACTGGATAATGAAGAGTCTCTCTGTCTAGATGACAAACTTATAAACTTCTTGCAGCGCAAAG CACGTTTTCCATCTTCAGGCGACGATGCGTCCGGTTCCTCCGATGCCATGTCTCCTTATATGTCCCACAGGCGGAAAACTGAAGTGCGCTTTCTGGAGCTGCATCGCGTGGCTTCCTCCTCTACTATAAAAAG TTTACCAGCAGACGCCCCATCTTCCCCAATGATTGAAGTACTGCACACCCCTCAGTTCCAGATGAGGCGCCTGAAGAAGCAGTTGAGTGAAGTGCGGGAATGCAGAGATGAACTAGAGGTAGAGCTGGCACAGAACCACAAACACCTGGCAGAGAAAG AGGCTCAGATTTCCCTCCTACAGCAGCAGATTGAACACCTTCGTATCTTAAGGGAGAACCAGGCTGAGCTGCAGGAACCCAAAGAGCTGGAGGAACTTCGGGAGAAGAACGAGAG CCTGATGATGAGACTCCGGGACACACTTAAGCAGTGTCAGGATATGAAGACTGACAAGAAACAACTGGAACGCAAGAATGATCAGTGGGCCGAAGAAAATGGCGAGCTCACTTACAAG GTGCGTGACCTGTCTAACCGCTTGGCACAACTGCAGGAGGCTCTCTATGAAACCACTGAGGAGCATGAGCGTTCTCTGAGCAACTGGCAGCAGAAACAGAACCAGTTAGAAAGTGAGCTGAGTGGTGCTGTTGGTGAAAAG AAATATTTGGAGGAGCATGATTTAATACTGCAGGGAAAAATCTCAATGCTTGAGGATCAGCTAAAGAAGATGGGAGAGAGAGAGGTGCAAGAGACAGGGGACTGTATGGGTGACATTCTCAAG ctgGACGACTTGAAACAAGAGGTAGCTGTGCACAGCACACAATGTCTCAGTCTAAAGGAACAGATCCGTCAACTGGAAGAGGAAAAGAGCATTGCAGAAGTTGAAATGGAGGCACAGAGGTCCAGATTTGAATCTGAGAAAGCTCAGCTACAGGAGATAGTCACTAACCTGCAGACCTCATTGTCAGAAATCACATTTCAGAAGGAGAGGCTAGATAATGAGGCCAGAGCACAGCAGGAACATCTGATGTGTCAGATGACAACTTTAAAACTGGAGATATCCAAGATAAAGTCTTCCCTGATGCATAAGGATAAAGAGCTGAAGGACATTCACCATAAAGTGGAAGAAGAGAGAAGTGAAAAAAATCAGCTCTTGGAAAACCTCAAAATGCTTGAAGAATCTTCAAAGAAGGACAGGCAGGAGCTTATTCACCAAGTGGAGCATCTTGATAGCTCTTTGAAGGTTTCTGAGGGCAATCTGGTTGGAATTACACAACAGCTAGAGAGCAAGACTAAAGAAGCTGACTATTTAAGAGAAGAAcagcaaaaaataatttgtgaaagAGATTCCTCTCTGTCAACACTCAATGAGTACAAGTGCAAAAAAGATGAAGAGTTCATTGCCTTAAATGGGACCTTGAGAACAATGGAACAAGATCACCAAACTAGCCTTTCTGTTATAGAAGAGCTGAAAAGGGAAAAGGCAGAGTTGGCATCCAAGGTACAGGAACTGGATGCAACCATTCTAGATCTTATTGCTAAATGCCAGAATTTGGATAGTGAGAATGATTCACAGAGCAAATCCCATGCAATCACTGTAGAGTCTCTAAAGGCACAGCTTTCAGAGCAGGAGAGTCAAGTAAAAATATATCAGAAGAAGTTGTCTTCCAATGAGTTGGTATCTAAAGAAAATTCACAGCTTAAAGAACAGCTCCTTTCTATGGAAGAAAGTGTGAGGAATCTTTCGGAACATCTGGACaaagagaaaatgaagtttgCTGCCTCTCTTGATGGTGACAGTAAAAGAATTTCCCACCTTGAGGAGGAAATGAAGAAGTTGACTGAAAGCCGAGATGCAGCACTGCGTAACCTTGATGAAGAAAGGACCGCTGGAAAGAAAATTGAATCTCAGCTCAAGAACTTAGAGGAGGAGTACCACAGATCAAATGAAAGCCAACATGCACAACTGGCAGAATCTTGTGCTGCTATTAAACAGCGGGAAGAAGAGCGTGATGAGTTGTCCAAAGTAGTTGATATCTGGAAGGCCAAATATGGAGAGTCTCAGCAGAAGATCGCCCAGAATTCCTGCCACATGCAGGAACAAATTGAAGAGCTGAAAAAGACTCATTCTGATGTTTATCAGCAactggagggagagaggagcaaagtcTTGATGATAGAAGCCAAGGCAAGTGAAACCAAGTCTTCTCAACTGGAGAAGATAAATCAGTTAGAGGGTGAACTGTCTGCAGCCAACGCCTGTATCAAAGAGAGAGAAGCTGAAGAAAAGAAGCTTGTGTCTGCTCTCCACTCTGCAGAAGAAAAACTCAAGATTGCTTATCAAGGGGAAAGTGAGCGTCTTTCCCACCTCGAAACAGCCTTAAGCAATGCAAAGCAAGACCTGGATTGTCTAGCCAAAGAACTGTCTGATGAGAAGTATAAGAAAGCAGAATTTGAAGCCATGGTAAAAGTGTTAAAAGAGCAAAATTCTGAAAGAATAGCATCCCTCGAATCTGAATTGAAAAACAGTTTAGCTGTGGTCAAAGAGCGAAAATGTGAATCTGAAAAGCTTTCTGGAGAGGTGGAGCATCTGAAAAGGCAACTAGATGATTCCAGTCAGAAGCATAAGGAAGCACTAGCTcagaaaaatattgaaatcaaACAGCTGATTGATGCAAAAGAAAAAGCCACATCGGACTTGGCTATTAAATCTGAGATGGGCGCTCAGCTACAGAAAGCAGTGGATACACACAAAAGCGAATTCAGTGCCTTGCAAAATGAGCTGTCTCGTTCTCTTGATTTCATTGCTCTAAAGGAAGGGGAAGTAGAAAGACTTAATAAAGAGGCTGCCCTAAGACAAGAGGAaatacagcagcagcaacaaaccATGACTAAGCTCACTGAAGAGCTAACGGCATTGGCTGCACTTAAAGAGAAGGTCGCCCTGCAGGAAAAGGAGATCAAGCAACAAGTCCAGGCCACTAAAGGTGCTGAAGAAGAGATGGCTAACCTGAAATCTATCATTTCTGAAAAATCTAAAAGGATTGAATGTTTGGAACAAGACATTAAGAACCAGAAGACAGACCTTTCTAGCATTCAAGAACAGTATCAAAGCAAACTTAGTGAGGCCCAAGGGCATCAAGCTTTAATTGCAGATCTGGAAAAGAAGTGCAAAGAGCAGAAGGAACTGATCTGTGAAGCCCAAAATAAGGCTGCTGAGGCAAAAACCCTGGCCTCCGAAAAGGCTTCAATGTCTGAGAAACAGTTAAAAGGAATCCAAACTCTGGAAAATGAGATccaaaaagagagacaaaagaCGTGCGACCTTCAGAAGCAGCTGGAGGTTTCTCAGGCACTGCAAGCAGAAAAGGAAACTGAGCTTGAAGCGCTGAAGAAAGAGTTGTTTCATAAAGTTCAAGAACTGGAACAGAGTCAGAAATCTTTTACTGACTCAAATCGAGAGCTTTCCTCTATGCTTTCTGAGGTTCAGGAGAGGCAGCAAGCCTTAACAGAGGCTAAGGAACAAGCAGAACAGTACCAGAAGGTGATTGACATGAAGAATAAAGAGGTAAACAGCCTGCAAGCAGAAATAAATATCTTGAGTTCTAAAGTGACTTCCAAAGAAGAAGTGTCTGCAGACTTTGAACAACGGCTATTGCAGGAAACCAGTAAAAGTGCAAAGCTAGAAGAGAAGCTGAAAAAACTCCACACAGAAGTAGAGGTATCTTCTAAAGAACTGGTTGAAAAGAATTGTGCGGTGGATATTTTAAGGACGGAAGCCCAAACCTTCAAAGGAGAAGCAGACGAGCAACGAATGGCAGTTGACTGCCTTCAGCAGAAGCTCTCCTCCCAGGCAGAAACAAACAATAATTTGCAACAGGAAATTCAGTCCTGGCAGAAGAACTGTGCTGAGAAGGAGCAGAAAATCTGTTCTCTCCAACAAAATCTCAACAGCAATCAAAGTCTGTTGGAGGAATTTGCATCCCTAAAACGCAGTTACCAGGAAATCCTTGCAGAACGGGGTTTGATGCAACAAAAGCACCAGGAGGAACTTCTGAGCCATAAAAATCTAACTGAGAGGTTTCAGGCTGAACTGGAAAAGACCAAGGAGGACATGGCAGAAATTGTTTTACTTAAGGAGAAACTTAACAACCAAGAGCTTCAGTTGCATAAATTGCAATCGGAGAACAGCGATCAGTCATCCCAAATATCCAATCTTCAGCAGGTTAACAGTCGGCTTCTTGGTGAGAACCAGAGTTTGTCTCAAATTTCTGATCAGGATGCAAAGAAACTGTCAATTGAGATGTCCACCCTCAAGGAGCAGCATGAGGAGGAGATGAAGACTCTCCGGCTGCAGTACGAGAAGACTCAAAGAGAAGGTAACGAGCAAGTACAAGATCTCAGCCTTAGACTGGAAACTGCTACCAGCAAATATGACCACGTGAAGAGCAAGGTTTTGAAGGATCAGAAAACATTCCAGGAAGAAAAGCAGATGCTCCTTCTTCGG GTGGAAGAGCTGGCGGCAGCAAAGAAAGAACAAAGTGAGCAGGTAACGCAC GTGCAGGAGCTGAACAAGCAACTGAGGCAGCAGGAGAAGACCTTACAGAGCCAGCAGCAGAAGCTGAAG CAGCGGGAAGGTGAGACTCATGAAGAGGCTGAGAAGACCCATAAGAGAGTGATTGAGTTAGAGTCCCAGCTGGAGCAGCAGACTCAGGCTGTGGAACATTACAAAGCTCAG ATGGAGAAAGCTAAGGTGCATTATGATGCCAAGAAGAAGCAGAACCAGGAGCTGAGCGATGAGCTGCAGAGCCACATTAGAGAGCAGGAACATCTACGCAAGGAGAATGCAGATCTCAAGGCAGAGTCTGAGCAACTCAGTAAGGAGCTACAGCATTCGCTGCTCCAGAGCAAAGAGGCGGAGCAAAACTGCAAGAACCTGTCTAATCGAGTCAGGAGTTTGGAGGCCCAG GTGGAGTATTCCGACCGGCAGCTGCAAGACCTTGGGAAGTTCCAGTTGGCCACAGATTCCACGAAGCGTCGGGACACTTTCTGTGTCCCACGTGAGACAAGGAGCCATGCAGATGTCAGTATAGACAGCCTGGACTTGAGCTTCGAGGAGGACCAGCTTCTGAACTCAACAAG TAAAAATGGCCGCTGCAACCAGGAACCTGCCACATCATCAGTCCATGCCAGCAGTCTGGACTCCCCTGCCTCAAGCCAACTCCCCAAAAAGGTTGAGTCTCTGGAAAGCCTCTACTTCACACCCATCCCCACCCGGGCACAGTCCAAACTGGAGAGTAGCATTGGTTCCATTGGGGATCTGTCCTTAGACTCCAGCAAAAAGACACGGTCTGCAAGGAGACGGACCACCCAGATCATCAACATCACAATGACCAAG AAAACAAAGGAGGAACGAGAACCAGAGAGTGCCAACACATCATTCTACAGCCTGCGCTCTGCTCCGTCCTATCAGAATCTACACCAGCAGAACCCCAGGAAAGCTGCGCGTCCCCAGGCAGCTATTTCTACCCCAGCACTGGCCAGTCTCCCATCCCAGGAGTCCCTGGCTAAGACAGAACACTTCTCCTCTGATGACAGCTTGAATAACTCTGTTTTAATGAACTTGCCTGGTTACCGGGCCCCTGCACGTCGATCTTCGAGGCTTTCACAGACTGGAG GCAGAAGCAGTTTCTATATGAGCACTTGCCAGGATGAGCCAGACCCACAGGAAGACTGGACCCGGATTGCTGAATTACAGGCCAGGAACAAGACCTGCCCACCCCACCTCAAGACTTCCTACCCCCTGGAGTCCAAG CCGTCCCTCTTTAGCTCCACCCTTACTGATGAAGAAGTCAAGCTGGGAGACCCTAAAGAGACCCTCAGGAGAGCCACCATGCTGCCCAGCCAGATTCAAGATTCCACCACCAGCACCCGCAGACTGACCTTGGCTGGCTCAGGGGCAGAGCATTTGAAAGGGCACGGCATCAGCACCAGGCAGCAGATGAAGCGTGTGTCAGAGGAATCCCATTATGGTCCAGACACCCCAGAA